Proteins encoded in a region of the Deltaproteobacteria bacterium genome:
- a CDS encoding transposase: MLFDEPDVVSIFLATLREALGRWCCSAPVCCFMPDHLHLIVQGDTDRPDTRGAMAAFKQKSGFWLRRHRPGRAWQKDFWDHIIRCSEDLGAQVRYVAENPVRQGLARDWREYPYTGAIGHDLREILADAAFLAGR, encoded by the coding sequence ATGCTCTTCGACGAGCCCGACGTGGTCTCGATCTTTCTTGCCACGCTGCGCGAGGCGTTGGGAAGGTGGTGCTGCTCGGCGCCGGTCTGCTGCTTCATGCCTGACCACCTGCATCTGATCGTTCAAGGAGACACGGACCGACCCGACACACGGGGCGCGATGGCTGCGTTCAAGCAGAAGAGCGGCTTCTGGTTACGCCGCCACCGCCCGGGCCGTGCTTGGCAGAAGGATTTCTGGGATCACATCATCCGTTGCAGCGAGGACCTTGGGGCGCAAGTCCGCTACGTTGCCGAGAATCCTGTGCGCCAAGGATTGGCTCGTGACTGGAGGGAATATCCTTACACCGGAGCGATCGGCCACGACCTTCGGGAGATTCTCGCGGATGCGGCGTTCTTGGCGGGAAGATGA